The genomic interval TTCGGCTTCCTGCAGATAATTGTGGCCGATGATATTTATGCCCGCGGATATGGCTTCTGCAATCCCCTGCCGGCCTTGGCCCTTGGCTGCGGCCACAATTCGGACCGCGTCAGGGCTTCGGCCTGCACGCGTTGCCGACGAAGCGATTCTGGCCCTTATTTTGGCAAGATTCTCAGCTATCATGGCTTATAGTTGGCTGTAAAACCTATGAGTTTTTTGAAGAGTGACCGGGGAGGCCGAACAAAAAGGGCCTCCCCGGACCGCCATAGGCGTTAAAATAACATGCCTCTCCGAATTTGTGAGCCCCAGAGGGGCTCAATGATAGTAGCCCGGCAATTCATTGCCGGGTGACCGATGAGCAATAATTCAGTTCTGCGTTCCCGAGGGCCGCCCGGCGGAGTGATCCTCCGGGCGGCCCTCGGGAACGCAGAAGGTTCTACTGGCCGCTCATTCCCGGCGATAAATCGCCGGGCTACTGTCGGGATGTCCCTCCGGGACAACAGCTTGTTTTAACGCCTATGCCCCAGCATGCTTTCAAATGCTACTCATTCTGCAAACACTTACAAGCCTCACGCCAAGAAGTCAAAAATTCCCAATTCTTGTAGGTCACGCGCTACCTCGCACAGCGGCAGTCCCACCACGTTGGTGTATGATCCTGAAATTCGTTCCACGATGGCCGAGCCGAACCCTTGTATGGCGTACGCTCCCGCCTTGTCCATGGGCTCTCCGGTCCGTACGTAACCCGCAATCTGTTGCTTAGAGAGGTCTCTTATATTCACGGCGGATTCGGCGTACCGCACCCGATCTTTCGCGGGGAACGCGGAGTTGACCAGAGCGTACCCGGTGTAGACCAAATGGGCTCGACCGGCCAGCCTTGCCAGCATCGCGCGCGCTTCTTTTTCATCGGCCGGCTTCCCTAGAATCCGACCGTCAATTACCACAATGGTATCCGCGCCCAGCACCCATTTCCCAAGAAACTGCTCCGAAACCTCCTTGGCCTTGGCCAGAGCCAGTCGCTGAACACTCTCCTGAGGAGATTCTCCGGCGATGAGGCTTTCATCAATAGAAGACGGGACGGCCCGGAACCTGATGCCCACGGAATTCATCAGGAATTTTCTCCTGGGGGAACCCGAGGCAAGTATAAGGTCCACGTCCGGCGAAGTTTTTTGAATGGCCATGTCTCTCCTATAAGGGAAGTGGGACGAAATGTGAAGGGTGGCTGTTCAACTGCGCGAAAAGAAGGCCCAATACCAATTCACCGCAGAGGTCGCAGAGAACGCAGAGAAGAGGTACGGCGCGCACGGCCGTGCGCGCCGTACACTCGGCGATCTCCGCGGTGAGAAATTTCTTACTTATCAGTCTTCTCCTGTTTCGCCCCTTGGGTCCTGTTCCAAGTAATTTGAAACATAGTCTCGAACCGCGTCTTCCAGAGAGGAGAACGGTTCGGAATATCCAGCGGCACGCAATTTGTCCGTTTCCGCGCGAGTGTGGTATTGATAGCGGCTTTCCAACCCGGGAGGCATGTCTATGTATTCTATGTTCGGGCTCTGTCCCAGCGCGGAAAAGACCGCACCGACCAGGTCATTGAAGTTCCTGGGATTCCCCGTACCCGCGTTGAATATGCCGTTGATGTCAGGTTTCTCGAGAAAGTGGAGAGTTATTTTCACAGCGTCCCTGACATAGATGAAATCACGGCATTGTTCACCATCTTTGTATTCGGGCCGATAGGACTTGAAAAGTTTTACCTTGCCGGACTTCTTGATCTGAAAGTACGATCGGATCGCTACGCTGCGCATGTCGGCCTTATGGTATTCGTTAGGCCCGAACACGTTGAAGTACTTCAACCCCACGGACCGTTTAACAAATCCTGTTCTCAAAGCCCACAAATCGAAGATCTGCTTGGAGTAGCCGTACCCGTTCAACGGGCGCAGATCAGGGACGGAATGGTGTTCGTCCGAATATCCGGCCGAGCCGTCGCCGTAAGTGGCGGCGCTTGACGCATATATGAAGCGAACGCCTTCCTTGGCCGCGAACCGCGATGCCAGCCTCCGAGAAAACCCATAATTGTTGTCCATGAGGTAGTCCGCGTCTCTTTCAGTGGTGGAACTACACGCCCCCATATGGAAGACAGCCCATATCCCGCTGTCGAACAGTCCCCTTTCAAGTTTGGCCTGGAAATCATCTTTATGTTCGTAGTCAAGGAAATTCAGGTCCAGAAGGTTTTTCCACTTATCGGCTTTTCCAAGGCGATCGACGATCAGAATCCTGTTCTCACCGGCCTCATTTAAGACCTTCACGATATTGCTGCCAATGAATCCGGCACCACCCGTTACTATTATCAAGGAACCACTTAGCCTCCCTGAAGGGATTTCTCCACGGAAACCCGTGCGTGCCGTTAGATTGTCCATTTTTGGGCGCTTATTTGCAACCCAAATTGATCGGTTTTCGTAACTCTTCACTTCACGCGTGGGGATTGTCGGTTCTCTGTCATTGCGAGGAGCAAAGTCCCGCGTTCCGCGGGAAAGCAATCTCAGCGCTCAAAGCCAGAGATTGCTTCGCTGCGCTCGCAATGACGTATTTCGCGCGAGCTGTCTCCGTCGCAAGACTAAACAGTTACCGTTTTTTCGGCAAGGTTTCGGGTACGAGCGGGGAATATGTTCGAAAGAATAAAGGCGGGTTGGAAAACCCGCCCCTACAGATGCCGAGCGTAGGGCGATTGTCTATCTTCCGACGCTTGATTGCGGCGCCAACAAACCCCTGGTAAGAGCATTGAGAGCGTCGATCGCGGCCCCATCTTGGCGTTTCACCGCTTCGGCCCGAGCCTCGCTGTATACCTGCTTCAGAGACTTTTGCAGCGGCTCGCTGCAGGGATATTGCTTCACTGCATCAGAAAGCCGCTTCAGCCCTCTGAGCCAATGTTGCTTTTCCGTGTTCCAGCTTTGCTGTTCTTCCTGTTTTATCTTTTCTTCCTCGGCCGGACCTGCCTTCGCTGCGTCCGCGGTAACCGGCCGGGCCGCAACGGCCATTTCCGGCTTAGCGGCCTGGACCTTAGCCGCCAATCGTTTCTTCTCTCTGTCTTCCGCGGCTGCTAAGGCGACGACAAGTTCATAAATGGCGGCCTGACGAGTCCAGTTATCGATAAGATGACGGAATTTGACTTCAAATGGGGCCATTCCTCTCGCTACCTTTATCATCTCGATATTCTGGTCAAGTTGCTTGATCAACTCCTCGCGAAAGTTCTCATCCTTCACTGCCATAGACCGAATTAGCGTGCTGAATTGCGGGGAGTCGGTGGGTACCCGGACCACACCCCTCTTGGTCTTATAACCGACTTGCCCGTAGCGTCGCCACATTTCTATAGATTCAGTTTGGGCCACGGGGCCCAACCCCAATTCATTCTCGAGGACTTTTCGGAAAAGCGGCTCATACTTGTTGAGTACCAGGTTAGCTATACCTTGGCTAGCTGCGTTGCTGAACTGATAGGCAATCAGTTTCATAGGGTCGGAAATCACGCCGTATGAGTCGAAGGCTGACCTGTAAACGGCCCGATCTTGCTCGCGAGATCTCTTCGCTGCTTTAGCCGGATCAAAATCGAACCCCTCCTTTTCTTCCGCGGTGGTCTCGATTCTTATCTGTTTCTCTTTGTTCAGCACCGCGTAGGCATGGCCGGGAATCAAAAAGCCCTTAACATCCAATTTGGCGTCGCGGGCAATAAGCGTGTAAAGGATGGAACCACTCAAGCATTGATACTTATGATCGTCGACGACACTCTTGGCTGACATGCCGTCAAACGCATGATAATCGCGCAGAGCATTCTTCTTTAGCCAGATGAAAAGTTCCTTGGCCCGCTCCTCATCATCTCGTATGCTTGCTGTCGCAGTGACGGCATTTTCTTTTAGACTCTTCAGTTCGGCCAGAACACGCTTATGGTCTTCCGGGGTGCCTGGAGAGGCTTTTACGAATGCCTCATACGGATCGGAAAAGCGCTGCCGAGGGATTTCGTCAGGGCTGCAAAAAAAGAGCTTGTGCAGCGACTGCGGTAATTCATGACGATCGGGGACCTTGTCTGTCAGGTTCACCGCTCTTCCCAGTACTTGAACCGTGAGGATCCGCAAAATGTAATTGACAATCATCTGAGAATTCAATTGCCTGGCGAATCGAGGGTGGCTGAGCAGGAATTCGTTAACCAGCTTTTTCAAGCCTTCGACTATCTGATCGGCTTGTGGACCGATCATTAGTTTGGTAACAAGCAAAGCCCAGTCATATGGCGGCGGGGAGAGCAAGGCCGACATGTACAGTCTCTTCATCAAGTAAGGGTCACCCTTGAACCGGGAATCCCGGGACAGGGCTGCCGGAGCGTAGGTCATAACAGCGGCGAAATAATTGCCCGTGTCTTCATAGCGCCATCCTGCAAGGCAAACCTCGTCATAAACAATGTGGCCGTCCAGGCTTCGAGACATGTTCAAGTATTGGTCGCCTTCGGGAATGTAACCCAAACCATAGTTCAATTGGGCCAAATATAGATATGCTTCGGGACTGGTCGGCCGTGCCAGCGCAGCGCGAAGAAAATACTTCGTTGCCTCGGTCTCCTGCAAGCGGGCTTTGCTCTTCTTCTTGCCCTCACCCATTTGCATCAAACCAAGCTTGATAAGGGCATAGTAGTTTTCAGGATCGGCTTTAATAACCTCCTGAAATTTTTCCATGACCACGACGGAATTTCCACCGTCCTTTTCAGCCTCGAACGCTGCCAATAGCAGATCGTCCGGACTCTTTTGGTCCGCAGCCAAAACAATGGGTGAGCTGGCCAAAGCCGAGACGAAGACCAGAAAGCATCCTAGAAGCAGGCCGCTTGCCTTCATCGGTTACCCCTTTGCAGAGATTGGAATGCCGCACTGTATCAAAAAAAACCAGTGATGTCAATTAGTAATAGAACAGAAGGGGGCATCCCTCAGTTGCGAGCGGCGATTTTCACTTCTCTTTCATTGCGAAGAGTGAAATCCCGCTTTCCATCGGGGTCGCAATGACAGTCTTTCCCCGACGTAACCGAATGCTCGGAGGGTCGCGCAAAAAACAAATGACAAAATACGAATCCTAACGTAAATTAACTTGCCCTCAAAAGCAGGGGGTGAGGTGAAAGGAGGTAAGATGTTGTTTTCCAAGTTATTGAAGTTGTTTGTTATCATGGCCGCATTGACCCTAGCAATGGCGCCCTGTTTCGCGGAAGCCGGTTGAGCCGGTTGCTTCCCCTCCTGGTCAGGAGGAAGCGTCTCTTATTCGCCGGGATCTTCGTACGGTGGATACAGTGCTTACGGCTACGGCTACGGTGCGGCAGACTATGGGTACACCACCCAAGTGGACCGTCCACGACCTAAGTCCTCTAAAGCCAAGAACCGCGCGCCGCAAACCAAGCCGGCCAATTAGATAGGATCTGGTCGAACGACCTGCCGGAAGCCTTAGGATAAAAACCTGATTCTGCAAATGAGCAAGCGGGTGACCTTTGCGCAAAGGTCACCCTCGCTACCTCTTCAAAATTCCCCTGATTGCCATCCGAAACCACAAAAAAGAACCCATAGGCATTATGCATCTGAGGTGAAAAGTCTTTTGCAGATGACAGGCAGAGGTCTGCCATGATATGGTCCGCCCGCGCGAGAAATCTTCCATAGGTTTGTATGTAA from Desulfomonile tiedjei carries:
- the maf gene encoding septum formation inhibitor Maf, with amino-acid sequence MAIQKTSPDVDLILASGSPRRKFLMNSVGIRFRAVPSSIDESLIAGESPQESVQRLALAKAKEVSEQFLGKWVLGADTIVVIDGRILGKPADEKEARAMLARLAGRAHLVYTGYALVNSAFPAKDRVRYAESAVNIRDLSKQQIAGYVRTGEPMDKAGAYAIQGFGSAIVERISGSYTNVVGLPLCEVARDLQELGIFDFLA
- the rfaD gene encoding ADP-glyceromanno-heptose 6-epimerase, with protein sequence MIIVTGGAGFIGSNIVKVLNEAGENRILIVDRLGKADKWKNLLDLNFLDYEHKDDFQAKLERGLFDSGIWAVFHMGACSSTTERDADYLMDNNYGFSRRLASRFAAKEGVRFIYASSAATYGDGSAGYSDEHHSVPDLRPLNGYGYSKQIFDLWALRTGFVKRSVGLKYFNVFGPNEYHKADMRSVAIRSYFQIKKSGKVKLFKSYRPEYKDGEQCRDFIYVRDAVKITLHFLEKPDINGIFNAGTGNPRNFNDLVGAVFSALGQSPNIEYIDMPPGLESRYQYHTRAETDKLRAAGYSEPFSSLEDAVRDYVSNYLEQDPRGETGED